The Nitrospira sp. genome contains a region encoding:
- the truA gene encoding tRNA pseudouridine(38-40) synthase TruA, whose protein sequence is MPTIKLILEYDGTAYAGWQRQPGQPTIQEAVETAIFGVTQSKVPVIGAGRTDAGVHALGQAASFRIDRDMTPRGWSRALNAHLPESIAVRSVMLMPDSFHARHSAKGKLYEYRIVNRSERPAVERDYRWHVHRPLDDAAMNKAGLYLIGSHDFSSFQTQPTENDDPMCHLQRFTVFREGEGLRIEAYADRFLKQMVRSLVGTLVEVGTHKRPADSLKTILAARDRSAAGKTAPPQGLFLVRVDYD, encoded by the coding sequence ATGCCCACCATAAAACTCATCCTCGAGTATGACGGCACGGCCTACGCAGGGTGGCAACGCCAGCCCGGCCAGCCGACGATTCAAGAAGCCGTCGAAACGGCCATCTTCGGTGTCACTCAATCCAAAGTACCGGTGATCGGCGCCGGACGTACCGACGCCGGAGTTCATGCGCTGGGGCAGGCAGCAAGCTTCCGTATCGACCGAGACATGACGCCTCGTGGATGGAGCAGGGCCTTAAATGCCCACCTGCCGGAGAGCATTGCAGTGCGGTCAGTCATGCTCATGCCGGACTCATTCCATGCGAGACATTCGGCAAAGGGCAAACTCTATGAGTACCGCATTGTGAATCGCTCGGAGCGTCCGGCGGTTGAACGAGACTATCGTTGGCACGTCCATCGCCCTCTCGATGACGCGGCGATGAATAAGGCCGGCCTCTACCTGATCGGCTCACACGATTTTTCTTCGTTCCAGACACAGCCGACAGAAAACGACGACCCCATGTGTCATCTTCAACGATTCACCGTCTTTCGAGAGGGTGAAGGATTGCGGATCGAAGCCTACGCCGACCGGTTCTTGAAGCAAATGGTCCGATCGCTCGTCGGAACCCTTGTGGAAGTCGGCACACACAAACGTCCGGCGGACAGCCTCAAAACCATTCTTGCGGCTCGTGACCGCTCGGCTGCCGGCAAAACGGCTCCCCCACAGGGGCTATTTTTGGTGCGAGTCGATTATGATTGA
- a CDS encoding N-acetylmuramoyl-L-alanine amidase, with translation MQAREPRLLSVKPVIHLLFCGIFLISAHAVLIQPAWGESPDHHRPQAATKSKKPRVGATPASLAPVTVRNLRVMTSPGKTRLVMDLDRHTKVVEQREDNPSRVVIALSNASLSQPALTKAADGTVPSLFMVSQLTPHIVAVSLPTTSFRTYKQFALSDPPRLVVDVTPAIDQGAASPNGIREIPSRSIPPAPQPIAPPAKDYTTIVIDPGHGGKDPGARGLRRTEEKDITLKVGLQLRELLSKQPGMRVMMTRDRDVFVELGDRAKFANSHEADLFVSIHVNSHPSRSVKGIEIYHFGEAKDQRALEVAARENGTPISNTGVGWEYLVADLLTTKKIEESLELAWNAKEAMVAQMNGHYAVNDHGVKTAPFYVLRFTSMPSILAEIAYISNPTEEDLLQKPVFVRDVAQSLYQGIVSFLASNRSDIR, from the coding sequence ATGCAAGCACGAGAACCACGGCTGCTTTCAGTCAAGCCCGTTATCCACCTTTTATTCTGCGGGATCTTCCTTATTTCCGCACATGCCGTTCTGATCCAACCGGCCTGGGGTGAATCCCCTGACCATCATCGTCCTCAGGCGGCGACGAAGTCGAAAAAGCCCCGTGTGGGGGCAACGCCTGCATCCCTCGCTCCTGTCACTGTCCGAAACCTCCGGGTGATGACCAGCCCAGGCAAAACCAGACTTGTGATGGATTTAGATCGCCACACCAAGGTCGTCGAGCAACGAGAGGACAATCCGAGTCGTGTGGTTATTGCGCTGTCCAATGCCTCGTTAAGTCAACCGGCGCTGACCAAGGCCGCTGATGGTACAGTCCCTTCTCTCTTTATGGTGAGCCAACTGACTCCACATATCGTCGCCGTGTCCCTCCCGACCACATCATTTCGGACGTATAAGCAGTTCGCGCTTTCCGATCCTCCCCGCTTGGTTGTCGATGTCACCCCCGCCATAGACCAGGGTGCCGCCTCTCCAAACGGAATACGTGAGATACCTTCACGTTCAATCCCTCCGGCCCCTCAGCCCATTGCGCCTCCTGCCAAAGACTACACCACAATTGTGATAGACCCCGGACATGGGGGAAAGGACCCCGGAGCACGCGGTCTTCGGCGAACGGAAGAAAAAGACATCACACTGAAAGTGGGACTTCAACTCCGGGAGCTTTTGAGCAAGCAACCGGGCATGCGCGTGATGATGACACGTGACCGTGATGTCTTCGTCGAGCTGGGAGACCGGGCCAAGTTTGCCAATAGCCACGAGGCCGATTTATTCGTGTCCATCCATGTGAATTCGCATCCCTCGCGTTCCGTCAAAGGCATTGAAATCTATCATTTCGGAGAGGCCAAGGATCAGCGGGCCTTGGAAGTGGCGGCACGAGAGAACGGCACGCCCATCAGCAACACCGGAGTCGGATGGGAATATCTCGTCGCGGATCTGCTGACCACCAAGAAGATCGAAGAATCGTTGGAGCTCGCCTGGAACGCGAAAGAGGCGATGGTCGCTCAAATGAACGGGCACTACGCCGTCAACGACCATGGCGTCAAGACAGCCCCTTTTTACGTATTGAGATTTACGAGTATGCCCAGTATCTTGGCCGAGATTGCCTATATCTCGAACCCTACTGAAGAAGACCTCCTCCAGAAGCCGGTATTCGTCAGAGATGTCGCCCAATCGCTCTATCAGGGCATTGTCTCGTTCCTCGCCAGCAATAGATCGGATATCCGATGA
- a CDS encoding NYN domain-containing protein — MPTHLIVDGYNLLGVGGTRSGHLESARESLLRDLAAYRHRKNHHITVVFDGWQQSRSTEEREHRAGVQVIYSKRGERADQVIQRLAREYGVGCAVVSSDHEIVNAARAHGAFVMEAREFAGKLRGLTASIGIVPYKELDAGDGEHSRRGPEKKGNPRKLPKSQRQRDRQLRRF, encoded by the coding sequence ATGCCCACCCATTTGATCGTCGACGGATATAATCTTCTGGGAGTTGGCGGAACGCGTTCCGGACATCTGGAATCGGCCCGCGAATCGTTATTGCGGGATCTCGCGGCCTATCGTCACCGCAAGAATCATCATATTACCGTTGTGTTCGATGGCTGGCAGCAGAGCCGATCGACGGAGGAGCGGGAACATCGCGCCGGTGTACAGGTGATCTATTCGAAACGAGGAGAGCGGGCGGATCAGGTGATCCAACGGTTGGCGCGGGAATATGGAGTCGGCTGCGCGGTCGTCAGTTCCGACCATGAGATCGTGAATGCGGCCAGAGCGCATGGGGCCTTCGTCATGGAAGCTCGGGAGTTTGCGGGGAAACTTCGAGGATTGACGGCTTCGATCGGCATCGTGCCGTACAAGGAACTTGATGCCGGAGACGGCGAACACTCAAGGCGCGGACCGGAAAAGAAGGGGAATCCCCGGAAGCTTCCAAAGTCCCAAAGGCAGCGCGACCGTCAGCTCAGGCGATTTTGA
- a CDS encoding TatD family hydrolase: MLIDTHTHLDDARYNDDREAMIGRAREAGVAMFITIGCDLTTSQSAAVLADRFPFVYASVGVHPHEVKHIEDNWYDEFRRLAQSGKVVAYGEIGLDYHYNHSSPKEQRERFREQIQLARELKLPVIIHTREAQEDTIAILKEERASEVGGVFHCFSGDSWLAKEALDLGFHLSFSGILTFQNATALREIARQTPLDRVLIETDCPYLTPVPHRGKRNEPAYVTLVAQQLASLHAPSLSLEQISKQTSDNAKQLFKIA, from the coding sequence ATGTTGATCGACACACATACACATCTCGACGACGCCCGCTACAACGACGACCGTGAAGCCATGATTGGCCGCGCGCGCGAGGCCGGAGTCGCGATGTTCATCACCATCGGCTGTGATCTCACAACCAGCCAATCTGCCGCCGTACTGGCCGATCGCTTTCCCTTCGTGTATGCCTCAGTCGGGGTTCATCCCCATGAGGTCAAACATATCGAGGACAATTGGTACGATGAATTCCGCCGTTTGGCGCAGAGCGGCAAGGTCGTGGCCTATGGAGAGATCGGGCTCGACTATCACTACAATCATTCTTCTCCCAAGGAACAGCGTGAACGGTTCCGCGAACAGATTCAGCTTGCGCGCGAACTCAAGCTGCCCGTGATCATTCACACGAGAGAGGCGCAGGAGGATACGATCGCGATTTTGAAGGAGGAGCGAGCGTCAGAGGTCGGCGGGGTGTTTCACTGTTTTTCCGGGGATAGCTGGCTGGCTAAAGAGGCGCTGGATCTGGGTTTCCACCTTTCGTTTTCTGGAATCCTGACGTTTCAAAACGCAACGGCACTCCGCGAGATCGCCCGGCAAACGCCGCTGGATCGCGTACTCATCGAAACCGACTGCCCGTATCTCACCCCCGTCCCCCATCGCGGAAAGCGCAACGAACCGGCCTACGTGACCCTGGTCGCACAACAGTTGGCGTCCCTGCATGCCCCATCTCTGTCGTTGGAACAAATCTCCAAGCAGACCAGCGACAATGCGAAACAGCTGTTCAAAATCGCCTGA
- a CDS encoding 3-deoxy-7-phosphoheptulonate synthase, with protein MNRPIDNQHVIEIKALPSPRAVKTKLPITDQAGALVVETREAIRRILHGQDRDRLLVIVGPCSIHDPDAAYEYAAKLKPVADALRDRFLIVMRTYFEKPRTTVGWKGLINDPHLDGTCDIATGVELARAILLRINQLGLPCGTELLDPISPQYVADLISWAAIGARTTESQTHREMASGVSMPVGFKNGTEGSMQVAINAMSSARIPHHFVGINADGQTAIIKTMGNPDRHIVLRGGGGRTNYEAEHVAKAEAAVAEEGIARPIMIDCSHDNSKKDHTRQGFVAHEVLRQFREGRQSIMGLMLESNLNPGRQAWKEGVALLHGVSITDACLGWGETEHLLHELATAIIPKPVS; from the coding sequence ATGAATAGACCGATCGACAACCAGCACGTTATCGAAATCAAGGCACTCCCCTCCCCCCGTGCCGTCAAGACAAAACTGCCCATTACCGATCAAGCAGGAGCCCTGGTCGTCGAAACCCGAGAAGCGATTCGCCGAATTCTCCATGGGCAAGATCGTGATCGGCTGCTGGTCATCGTGGGTCCCTGTTCCATTCATGACCCTGATGCCGCCTATGAATATGCCGCCAAACTAAAGCCCGTTGCCGATGCGCTGCGCGATCGCTTCCTCATCGTCATGCGAACCTATTTTGAAAAGCCCCGGACCACCGTCGGGTGGAAAGGCCTTATCAATGACCCTCACCTCGATGGGACCTGTGACATTGCGACGGGGGTGGAATTGGCGAGAGCGATTCTCCTCAGGATCAATCAGTTGGGCCTCCCCTGCGGGACGGAATTGCTGGATCCCATCAGCCCGCAATACGTCGCCGACTTGATCAGTTGGGCGGCGATCGGCGCCCGCACCACAGAGAGCCAAACCCATCGGGAAATGGCCAGCGGCGTGTCCATGCCGGTCGGGTTTAAGAATGGGACCGAGGGCAGCATGCAAGTCGCCATCAACGCAATGAGTTCCGCCCGTATTCCACATCATTTCGTCGGTATCAACGCCGACGGCCAAACCGCGATCATCAAGACGATGGGTAACCCTGACCGCCACATCGTGTTGCGCGGTGGAGGCGGAAGAACCAATTACGAAGCCGAGCATGTCGCCAAGGCAGAGGCTGCCGTCGCAGAAGAAGGCATCGCCCGCCCGATCATGATCGATTGCTCACACGACAATTCCAAGAAGGACCATACCCGTCAAGGCTTTGTCGCCCATGAGGTGTTGCGGCAATTCCGGGAAGGCCGCCAAAGCATCATGGGGCTGATGCTCGAAAGCAACTTGAACCCCGGTAGACAGGCGTGGAAAGAAGGCGTCGCCCTTCTTCACGGTGTTTCCATTACCGATGCCTGCCTTGGCTGGGGCGAAACAGAACATCTGTTGCATGAGCTCGCGACCGCAATCATTCCTAAGCCGGTCTCCTGA
- a CDS encoding TonB-dependent receptor: MMYPVVRCVLCAGFAIGMAWCNCSDIYAADHDESLVIKGVVQNQDLRRVPQAVVEVKNQEGDTVSSGVSNDAGEFKVSVIAGGTYSVSAVQETYRSEYVVLTLGDEPPKAVTLTLSQTTEVSLEVVSPLPPIQAKASSETYSLSRREIDVLPRGNNINLEDLLVTIPSATYGSLKQVHIRQDHANLQFRIDGVPIPDTVSSTFSDVITPRAWERADIVLGGMEANVGNKATALLDITTKSGTKPGFGSVQMFGGSNNTINPSIEYGGSIGQKFRYYFLNSHTATNRGIEPPTLGHSIFHGQSERNQTMFRGDYQHDNNNNFTFLFLNSVAKYQIPTQPGQALNPTIVGLLPGGLTPVPSEMVDENQKENNQYGHVVWRHDINTRNFFSMAGYFRRTRATFRTDPFNVLSYVPDETEPFSAGSQDRTGYSGGARFDYSFVHSKEHLIKVGFQIDRTQAINKTRLFTFLDDGLGGPIGGVINVNADNRLIGWRQEFWIQDQWTPNEHWTFNVGVRGDAVQYQRDEGQISPRIGVTYRYNPAHAFHAFYGRLFTPPNLEAISFAKLNTAGTKAAPEDTTNNQPRAERAHYFQIGSSHALTDWATLQLTGYYKLANFLSDAGQFGTTPLLNYFAFERGWTRGADAALKVWFMENLSGRGNIAWGQCKGYGLQSGHFLLEAAEIADINTSSGIHCDHQQTLTASGVLSYRLLERTTITGQVLFASGLRTAEEGGKTNSTHSPSYTVYNFSIAHVIPLPWDGQKLLLGFDIVNALDQKYLINQGEGSIGLGVSHAGMPRSFFFRGQWFF, encoded by the coding sequence ATGATGTACCCGGTGGTGAGATGTGTACTGTGCGCAGGGTTTGCCATAGGAATGGCCTGGTGTAACTGTTCAGACATTTATGCGGCGGATCATGATGAGTCCTTGGTCATTAAGGGAGTGGTCCAAAATCAGGATCTCCGCCGAGTGCCCCAGGCAGTGGTCGAGGTGAAGAATCAAGAGGGGGACACGGTATCCTCCGGGGTCTCGAACGATGCCGGCGAGTTCAAAGTCTCTGTCATAGCGGGCGGCACCTATTCCGTCAGCGCCGTTCAAGAAACCTATCGAAGTGAATATGTCGTGCTGACGCTAGGTGACGAGCCACCAAAAGCTGTGACGCTCACCCTCTCACAAACTACGGAAGTGTCGCTTGAAGTGGTATCGCCGCTGCCCCCCATTCAGGCCAAAGCATCGAGTGAGACCTATTCGCTCAGCCGAAGAGAAATCGATGTCCTCCCGCGCGGGAACAACATCAATCTGGAGGATCTGTTGGTGACGATTCCAAGTGCAACCTATGGATCCTTGAAACAAGTCCATATCCGACAGGACCATGCCAATCTTCAATTCCGCATCGACGGGGTACCGATTCCGGACACGGTCTCTTCGACGTTTTCGGATGTGATTACGCCCAGAGCCTGGGAGCGGGCGGATATCGTGCTGGGTGGCATGGAGGCAAATGTGGGAAACAAGGCGACGGCGCTGCTCGATATCACAACCAAGAGCGGGACGAAGCCGGGATTCGGGTCGGTTCAAATGTTCGGAGGGTCGAACAACACCATCAATCCGTCCATCGAGTATGGAGGAAGTATCGGTCAGAAGTTCCGTTACTACTTCCTGAACAGCCATACGGCGACGAATCGGGGAATCGAGCCACCGACCCTCGGTCATTCTATCTTTCACGGGCAGAGCGAGCGGAACCAAACGATGTTTCGCGGTGATTATCAGCACGATAACAACAATAACTTCACGTTCCTATTCTTGAACTCCGTCGCCAAGTATCAGATTCCCACGCAGCCGGGCCAGGCGCTGAATCCCACCATCGTCGGTCTGCTACCCGGAGGGTTGACCCCCGTGCCGTCGGAAATGGTGGATGAGAATCAGAAAGAGAACAATCAGTACGGCCACGTGGTCTGGAGACACGACATCAACACCCGTAACTTTTTCAGCATGGCCGGGTATTTCCGCCGCACGAGGGCCACGTTCAGGACCGATCCGTTCAATGTCTTGTCGTATGTGCCGGACGAAACTGAACCCTTCTCGGCGGGCAGCCAGGATCGCACCGGTTATTCCGGCGGTGCGCGCTTCGATTACAGCTTTGTCCATAGCAAGGAGCATTTGATCAAGGTTGGATTCCAGATCGATCGCACGCAGGCGATCAATAAGACGAGGCTGTTTACGTTTCTCGATGACGGGTTGGGCGGTCCAATCGGAGGTGTCATCAATGTCAATGCCGACAACCGGCTGATCGGTTGGCGCCAGGAGTTCTGGATTCAGGATCAATGGACTCCGAACGAGCACTGGACCTTCAACGTGGGCGTCCGCGGGGATGCCGTGCAGTACCAGCGAGACGAAGGACAGATCAGCCCGCGGATCGGCGTCACGTATCGATACAACCCTGCCCACGCGTTTCATGCCTTCTATGGCCGGCTCTTTACTCCTCCGAATCTTGAGGCGATTTCCTTCGCCAAGCTGAATACGGCGGGAACGAAAGCGGCTCCGGAGGATACGACCAACAATCAGCCTCGCGCCGAGCGCGCCCATTATTTTCAGATCGGCAGCTCCCATGCCTTGACGGATTGGGCGACTCTGCAACTCACCGGCTACTACAAGTTGGCCAACTTCCTTTCGGATGCCGGCCAGTTTGGCACGACGCCCTTGTTGAATTATTTTGCCTTTGAGCGAGGCTGGACCAGGGGCGCCGATGCGGCGCTCAAGGTGTGGTTCATGGAGAATCTGTCGGGCCGCGGGAACATCGCCTGGGGACAGTGTAAAGGGTACGGGCTGCAATCCGGCCATTTCTTATTGGAGGCGGCCGAGATTGCGGATATCAATACCTCCAGTGGAATCCATTGTGATCACCAACAGACGTTGACCGCTTCGGGCGTGCTGAGTTATCGATTGCTCGAGCGAACGACGATCACCGGGCAGGTGTTGTTCGCATCGGGACTTCGAACGGCGGAGGAAGGTGGAAAGACCAATTCGACTCATAGCCCGTCCTACACCGTTTATAACTTTTCGATCGCTCATGTCATTCCGTTGCCCTGGGATGGGCAGAAGCTACTGCTCGGGTTCGATATCGTGAATGCCCTGGATCAAAAGTATTTGATCAATCAAGGGGAAGGTAGTATCGGCCTCGGGGTCTCTCATGCCGGGATGCCGCGGTCCTTCTTCTTCCGAGGGCAATGGTTCTTCTGA
- a CDS encoding energy transducer TonB has translation MDEIMTMLCRAGTRLVFSGVLCVFLGPAAAHAAAGDDATHESDHEEDVLELPEVHVHGLPLNKDQQVGPVAKSTPWPGIPASLAGQELDDWMKARLLVSKQAKVTVVVLEPCKHRELTTAGVNALGRWTFDPQMRGDDPVDGELTVRIHFRTR, from the coding sequence ATGGATGAAATCATGACGATGCTGTGCCGCGCTGGTACACGGCTTGTGTTCTCCGGGGTGCTGTGCGTGTTCCTGGGGCCCGCCGCTGCACATGCAGCGGCGGGTGACGACGCGACCCATGAAAGCGATCACGAGGAAGACGTCCTGGAGCTGCCGGAGGTCCATGTTCATGGGCTGCCGCTCAATAAAGATCAGCAAGTGGGTCCTGTCGCCAAGTCAACGCCATGGCCCGGCATTCCTGCATCACTCGCCGGCCAAGAACTCGATGATTGGATGAAGGCACGCTTGTTGGTTTCCAAGCAGGCGAAGGTGACGGTCGTGGTGTTGGAGCCGTGCAAACATCGGGAACTCACGACTGCCGGAGTCAATGCGCTCGGCAGATGGACCTTCGATCCCCAGATGCGTGGGGATGATCCGGTTGACGGTGAGCTGACCGTCCGAATCCATTTTCGGACGCGGTGA
- a CDS encoding phosphatase PAP2 family protein, with translation MSIDETLFFAINGLAGRSPAADHFFLQLGNRSLLYVPGACAIAYWIWSNRREALLGGPVLAGAVGFADFIGGQLKWVFERVRPCRALAEAVKIEPSGCGGLFSFPSNHAINTAAAAAFLQTLYPRSGWVTWPIVGLVGFARVYIGAHYVTDVLGGWALGGLLGAGAAFVLLRWPRFRKKLGSVAAPVEEAHVRS, from the coding sequence ATGAGCATAGACGAGACTCTTTTCTTTGCGATCAACGGCTTGGCGGGCCGGTCACCGGCTGCCGATCACTTCTTCCTCCAACTGGGAAACCGGAGCCTGCTTTATGTGCCCGGAGCCTGCGCTATCGCCTATTGGATTTGGAGCAACCGGCGAGAGGCATTGTTAGGCGGACCCGTTCTGGCCGGCGCGGTCGGATTCGCTGATTTTATCGGTGGACAGCTCAAATGGGTCTTTGAGCGTGTCAGGCCATGCCGAGCGCTCGCCGAGGCGGTGAAAATCGAGCCGAGTGGCTGCGGAGGGTTATTCAGTTTTCCGTCGAACCATGCGATCAATACGGCAGCCGCCGCGGCGTTTCTGCAAACCCTCTATCCGAGATCCGGTTGGGTCACCTGGCCGATCGTGGGCCTCGTCGGATTCGCGCGCGTATATATCGGCGCGCATTATGTGACTGATGTGCTCGGCGGATGGGCGCTCGGAGGCCTTCTTGGCGCAGGAGCAGCATTTGTCCTACTTCGCTGGCCACGATTCAGAAAGAAGTTAGGATCGGTGGCCGCGCCGGTTGAGGAAGCGCACGTAAGGTCCTGA
- a CDS encoding GTP-binding protein: MPSAPVPFYILCGSLGAGKTTLLMRLLEYWKAQGRRAGVLMNEAGAVSIDGPRAGTLAEQVMNLAGGCVCCDTKEDLSWGIAQLVRDHGSDVLILECSGLADPAEVIDAVTDAYTARLAALERVIALLHPVSTEESHSSAYVTTQAIRCADDLILNKRDLYVPGHWERFRDAILEQNPYARLWETSHARLDAAALLTPHPSAKQAVPTNVLFSKSRAGSPQRAAYHPIATTVPLPGPLIRRRFLAWIKTIPKELERAKGYFRFANEPELQEFQYAPPGQATIAPLTLLDEPDPALVLIGRGYDIDRLRADLLATVEQPTSSA; the protein is encoded by the coding sequence ATGCCTTCGGCCCCTGTCCCCTTCTACATCCTCTGCGGTTCCCTTGGCGCGGGTAAGACCACGCTGCTGATGCGTTTGCTCGAATATTGGAAAGCGCAAGGACGGCGGGCCGGTGTCCTGATGAACGAGGCAGGGGCGGTCAGCATCGATGGCCCTCGCGCCGGCACACTTGCCGAGCAGGTCATGAACCTGGCCGGAGGCTGCGTCTGTTGCGACACGAAAGAGGACCTGTCTTGGGGAATCGCGCAACTGGTACGCGATCATGGATCGGATGTTCTGATTCTGGAATGTTCAGGGCTCGCCGATCCCGCCGAAGTCATCGACGCGGTAACTGATGCCTATACGGCACGGCTGGCTGCGCTTGAACGGGTAATTGCTCTCCTCCATCCTGTTTCGACGGAAGAAAGCCACTCCAGCGCCTATGTGACGACCCAAGCGATCCGCTGTGCCGACGACCTGATCTTGAACAAGCGGGACCTCTACGTTCCTGGCCATTGGGAAAGGTTCCGCGACGCCATTCTCGAGCAAAATCCCTATGCCCGCCTGTGGGAAACGTCCCATGCGCGGCTCGATGCCGCAGCCCTTCTGACACCCCATCCATCGGCGAAACAGGCGGTGCCCACCAATGTGCTTTTCAGCAAGTCACGAGCGGGTTCCCCTCAACGGGCGGCCTACCATCCGATCGCCACCACGGTCCCATTGCCAGGTCCACTCATTCGTCGGCGCTTCTTGGCGTGGATTAAAACTATTCCGAAGGAACTGGAACGGGCGAAAGGCTACTTCCGGTTTGCAAATGAACCGGAGCTGCAGGAATTCCAGTATGCGCCGCCTGGGCAGGCGACAATTGCGCCGCTCACCTTGTTGGATGAACCGGATCCGGCCTTGGTATTGATCGGCCGAGGATATGACATCGATCGTCTGCGAGCGGATCTTTTGGCGACGGTGGAGCAGCCGACATCGTCCGCATAA
- a CDS encoding B12-binding domain-containing radical SAM protein — MLVYLIHVRDPQFYALPAKTRATNGNIRVMGFPPIGIMSLSSVIKQAGHECVMFDQANPDTPNQVIIDQINREQPALVGLSFLSTTSYPYAKMLAREIRATNRAVKLAFGGVFASLNAPLVKLQCPEVDYVCRGDGEQLLLDLLANFENPQDVAGLTWMKNGQVVHNPNRSMERQLDQWPFPDRESLKLDYVESMPLDVPVVLSMRRFTTMQTSRGCPWPCIFCDIPIFNEGKWRARSPQHVVAELKYLEELGYESVGFVDDHFLLQPKRIEAICNGIMEAKLSIRWGIEGRVDSVAQHLFPAMAKANCGAMMFGIESGSQKILDRLKKEQTLDQVTTAVKNAKKAGVEIVHGFFTVGNPDETIEDMEATFDFASALPLDTFGFNRLCVYRGTPLWQEYVKRGLVNESTDWYKYFKCSEIDPTCLSGETINRVRQAGIKKLFVYKLIHYPVQTFQLLRRFFRYMPVRDVVYLLLKPFMGQKKGATKAEVVSRLVEHADMKDAAAQLTQVADDMLHNVFEASRLERLRIQQAAESSRELPMVQTR, encoded by the coding sequence ATGCTCGTTTACCTGATCCACGTTCGCGATCCACAGTTCTACGCGCTACCCGCTAAAACACGCGCCACGAACGGCAATATTCGCGTCATGGGGTTTCCTCCCATCGGCATCATGTCGTTGTCGTCCGTCATCAAGCAGGCAGGACACGAATGTGTGATGTTCGATCAGGCCAACCCCGACACCCCGAACCAAGTCATCATCGATCAGATCAATCGAGAGCAACCGGCGCTCGTCGGCCTCAGTTTTCTCAGTACCACGAGCTATCCCTACGCCAAGATGCTTGCACGGGAGATTCGCGCGACCAATAGGGCTGTGAAGCTCGCGTTCGGCGGTGTGTTCGCCAGCCTGAATGCTCCCTTGGTGAAATTGCAATGCCCCGAAGTTGATTATGTATGTCGGGGCGACGGGGAACAGTTGCTGCTCGACCTGCTGGCAAACTTCGAGAACCCGCAAGATGTCGCGGGTCTGACGTGGATGAAGAACGGGCAAGTCGTTCACAATCCCAACCGGTCCATGGAGCGGCAACTGGATCAGTGGCCCTTCCCGGATCGCGAGAGTTTGAAACTCGACTATGTCGAGTCCATGCCGTTGGACGTGCCGGTGGTTCTCTCGATGAGACGGTTCACGACCATGCAAACCTCTCGAGGGTGCCCCTGGCCCTGTATTTTTTGCGACATTCCGATCTTCAACGAAGGGAAATGGCGAGCCCGTAGCCCACAGCATGTGGTCGCGGAACTCAAGTATCTGGAAGAACTGGGCTATGAGTCCGTCGGTTTTGTGGACGACCATTTCCTGCTCCAGCCCAAGCGAATCGAGGCGATTTGCAACGGGATCATGGAAGCAAAGCTGTCGATCCGATGGGGCATTGAGGGGCGTGTGGATTCTGTCGCCCAGCATCTGTTTCCGGCCATGGCAAAGGCCAATTGCGGCGCCATGATGTTCGGCATCGAGAGCGGCAGCCAGAAGATTCTCGATCGCTTGAAAAAGGAACAAACGCTGGACCAAGTCACCACCGCCGTCAAGAATGCGAAAAAGGCCGGCGTGGAGATCGTGCACGGATTTTTCACGGTGGGCAATCCGGACGAGACGATCGAGGATATGGAGGCCACCTTCGATTTCGCATCCGCCCTTCCCCTCGATACCTTCGGGTTTAACCGGCTCTGTGTCTATCGGGGCACGCCCTTGTGGCAGGAATACGTCAAACGCGGGCTGGTCAACGAATCCACGGATTGGTACAAATATTTTAAATGTTCTGAAATCGATCCGACCTGTCTCTCAGGTGAAACCATCAACCGGGTGCGACAAGCGGGAATCAAGAAACTTTTTGTCTATAAACTCATCCATTACCCCGTCCAAACCTTTCAGCTCCTCCGCCGCTTCTTTCGGTACATGCCGGTGCGAGACGTGGTCTATCTTCTCCTCAAGCCCTTCATGGGCCAGAAGAAAGGTGCTACCAAGGCCGAAGTGGTCTCGCGTTTGGTCGAGCACGCCGACATGAAAGATGCCGCGGCGCAGCTGACACAGGTGGCGGATGACATGCTCCACAACGTGTTCGAAGCCTCGCGTCTCGAGCGTCTGCGGATTCAGCAAGCAGCCGAAAGTTCACGTGAGCTTCCGATGGTCCAAACCAGGTAG